One Mixta gaviniae genomic window carries:
- the pcoC gene encoding copper resistance system metallochaperone PcoC: MSILNKAILTGGLVMGVAFSAMAHPELKSSVPQADSAVAAPEKIQLNFSENLTVKFSGAKLTMTGMKGMSSHSPMPVAAKVAPGADPKSMVIIPREPLPAGTYRVDWRAVSSDTHPITGNYTFTVK; this comes from the coding sequence ATGTCGATTTTAAATAAAGCCATTCTTACAGGTGGCCTCGTTATGGGCGTTGCTTTCTCTGCTATGGCCCATCCGGAATTAAAAAGCTCTGTGCCACAGGCTGATTCAGCCGTAGCGGCCCCGGAAAAGATTCAGCTTAATTTCTCGGAAAATCTGACCGTGAAATTCTCAGGTGCAAAATTAACGATGACGGGTATGAAAGGCATGTCATCACATTCTCCGATGCCGGTCGCGGCAAAAGTGGCGCCAGGCGCTGACCCTAAATCGATGGTCATTATTCCGCGAGAGCCTTTACCCGCTGGCACTTATCGTGTTGACTGGCGCGCGGTTTCTTCAGATACGCACCCTATTACCGGTAATTACACCTTTACAGTGAAGTAA
- the pcoD gene encoding copper resistance inner membrane protein PcoD has translation MVIFGLPFFQIYGISGVRHETYNLTNFRSFITFAVVTGIILTGINMLLVSNAMSGVTDLRELSIHVIEMVIEETDVGISWIVRLCALFTTLGALFLYTNKRVLSCLLMTMSGGVALATLAWGGHAVMHDGLHYYLHLLSDLTHLGAAGAWTGALVAFAILLMRRNEHNAQSVIVISDSLAKFATAGTVIVVALILSALVNYLYIAEGNLTPLFNSSWGRILLAKTALFVLMLLLAAANRFHLGPRLEVMVREGNYDRSVALMRNSILTEFVVAIIILGAVAWLGMLAPSQVS, from the coding sequence ATGGTAATATTTGGATTGCCATTTTTTCAGATATATGGAATAAGCGGTGTCAGACATGAAACCTATAACCTGACTAATTTCAGGTCGTTTATAACCTTTGCTGTTGTTACAGGCATCATTCTTACTGGCATTAATATGCTCCTGGTATCTAATGCCATGAGTGGAGTAACTGACCTCAGAGAATTATCCATCCATGTTATCGAGATGGTGATAGAAGAAACTGATGTGGGTATTAGCTGGATTGTCAGGCTCTGTGCCCTGTTTACCACACTCGGTGCTTTGTTCCTTTACACTAATAAGAGAGTATTGTCCTGCCTGCTGATGACGATGAGTGGGGGCGTGGCGCTGGCTACACTTGCCTGGGGAGGACACGCCGTTATGCATGACGGTCTGCATTACTATCTCCATTTACTGAGCGATCTGACCCATCTCGGCGCTGCAGGTGCCTGGACAGGTGCTCTGGTTGCATTTGCTATCCTGCTGATGCGCAGAAACGAGCATAATGCACAGAGCGTCATTGTGATATCTGACTCCCTGGCAAAATTTGCCACGGCAGGAACGGTGATTGTTGTAGCCCTGATCCTGAGTGCGCTGGTCAACTATCTGTATATTGCTGAGGGTAACTTAACTCCCTTATTCAACAGTTCCTGGGGGAGGATATTGCTTGCCAAGACGGCTCTGTTTGTTCTGATGCTTCTTCTGGCTGCAGCAAACCGGTTTCACCTGGGTCCCCGGCTTGAAGTTATGGTCAGGGAAGGGAATTATGATCGCAGCGTTGCCCTGATGCGAAACAGCATCCTGACAGAATTCGTTGTTGCGATTATCATTCTGGGCGCCGTAGCGTGGCTCGGAATGCTTGCTCCGTCTCAGGTCAGCTAG
- a CDS encoding copper resistance protein, with protein sequence MNILITTTAFTALFCGAAFAQSSDIAHEAHRFVNNASAVSHVNSSTHENLPDRVNKNNTPSFSEMNEHERAIVAHSFMNNSASYAHQKMIEEHKKMLSGSDANSKTSSSSFNELNAGEKAALVHEQVNNAGAEAHQTQARKLRGLYSTR encoded by the coding sequence ATGAATATATTAATCACGACCACTGCGTTTACAGCTTTATTTTGTGGGGCAGCTTTTGCTCAGTCCAGTGATATTGCCCATGAAGCACATCGATTTGTTAATAATGCCTCAGCCGTCAGTCATGTGAATTCCTCGACGCATGAAAACTTACCGGACAGGGTTAATAAAAACAACACGCCCTCATTCTCTGAAATGAATGAACATGAAAGGGCCATTGTTGCTCATTCATTTATGAACAACAGCGCGTCCTATGCGCATCAGAAAATGATTGAGGAACATAAAAAAATGCTGTCCGGCAGTGATGCAAATTCAAAGACCTCGTCTTCTTCTTTTAACGAACTGAATGCCGGAGAAAAAGCCGCTCTCGTGCATGAGCAGGTCAATAATGCCGGTGCGGAAGCACATCAGACGCAGGCAAGAAAGCTTCGCGGGCTGTATTCGACCAGGTAA
- the pcoB gene encoding copper resistance outer membrane transporter PcoB: MKRNLKAIPVLVAGLFTSQLSIAAGSVSADPHAGHDMSAMQMPADENFTEMTSMEPIVTESRTPIPPVTDADRKAAFGNLQGHAIHDSAINYLVLLDQLEWQRSDNTNNFSWSVNSWIGGDTDRIWLKSEGERSNGETEAAEAQLLWGHAVGPWWDLVAGVRQDFRPASARTWAAVGFQGLALYNFESEISGFVSNGGKAALRLGGEYDVLLTNRLILQPSYEVNFYSQDDESRGRGRGLTDTELGLRLRYEIRREFAPYIGVSWNQLYGKTSDMAKREGEKDHQVVFLAGARIWF; this comes from the coding sequence ATGAAGAGAAATTTGAAGGCCATACCTGTTCTGGTCGCCGGTTTGTTTACCTCACAGCTTTCTATTGCGGCGGGCTCCGTCTCTGCAGATCCCCACGCCGGGCACGACATGTCTGCCATGCAGATGCCAGCAGATGAGAATTTCACTGAGATGACGTCAATGGAGCCCATTGTAACTGAGAGCAGAACGCCAATTCCGCCTGTTACCGATGCCGACCGGAAGGCTGCATTCGGCAATTTACAGGGGCATGCGATTCACGACAGTGCGATTAATTATCTGGTTCTGCTGGATCAACTGGAATGGCAACGGTCGGATAACACCAACAATTTCAGCTGGAGTGTTAACAGCTGGATTGGAGGCGACACAGATCGGATTTGGCTAAAGAGTGAAGGTGAACGAAGCAATGGGGAAACGGAGGCGGCTGAAGCGCAGTTACTCTGGGGACATGCGGTTGGCCCATGGTGGGATTTGGTTGCGGGTGTCAGGCAGGATTTCAGACCTGCTTCTGCCCGGACCTGGGCTGCTGTCGGTTTTCAGGGGCTGGCACTCTATAATTTTGAGTCTGAAATTTCGGGTTTTGTCAGTAATGGCGGAAAAGCAGCCCTTCGTCTGGGAGGAGAATACGACGTTTTACTGACTAACCGGCTCATACTCCAGCCATCCTATGAGGTGAATTTCTACAGTCAGGATGATGAATCGCGGGGTCGCGGCAGGGGACTGACTGACACAGAGCTGGGGCTCCGGCTGCGCTATGAAATACGCCGTGAGTTTGCACCCTATATAGGCGTTTCCTGGAATCAACTTTACGGGAAAACATCCGATATGGCGAAAAGAGAAGGTGAGAAAGACCATCAGGTAGTATTCCTGGCGGGAGCCAGAATCTGGTTTTAA